From a single Oreochromis niloticus isolate F11D_XX linkage group LG3, O_niloticus_UMD_NMBU, whole genome shotgun sequence genomic region:
- the phka1a gene encoding phosphorylase b kinase regulatory subunit alpha, skeletal muscle isoform isoform X16 — protein MRSRSNSGVKLDNYARIVQQTILRHQDPVTGLLPGSPDHPDAWVRDNVYSIVSVWALSLAYRKNADRDEDKAKAYELEQSVVKLMRGVLQCIMRQLDKVEKFKYSRSTSDSLHAKYNTKTCATVVGDDQWGHLQVDATSLFLLFLAQMTASGLHIIYTQDEVDVVQNLMFYIEAAYKVADYGMWERGDKTNQGITELNASSIGMAKAALEALDELNLFGAKGGPGSLVHALADDIQHCQSILTSMLPRASISKEVDAGVLAIISYPAFAVEDISIVNATKEEIISKLQGRYGCCRFLRDGHRTPKEDPNRLYYESAELKLFENIECEWPLFWTYLILDGIFINSPEQVQEYQEALEGILIKQKDGIRLLPELYSVPADKVEEEYMNPHTVERIPMGKLPLRWGQSLYILGNLLAEGFLAPGEIDPLNRRFSTIPKPDVVVQVSILAETEEIKELLFKQGIEVETVADIHPIHVQPSRVLSHIYARLGRNPRLGLTGRPYRRIGVLGTSKFYIIRNTMFTFTPQFIDHQQFYLALDNKMIVEMLRTEIAYLSCRWRMTGRPTVTFPVSQTMLTEDHSNLDPAVLATLKKLQDGYYGGARIQTGKLSEFLTTSCCAHLSFLDGKASGSMGRHDEEYDGDDDERYGDGYVHELHYDAEDDDLAQYLDHLLAHSAPKKPKRPMGGLSRFKAAATKTKEMVTLMNKAQDLNIQNVNMYLPSKLFRSPQPMLNLNLPDSPASPDAQGPEAGVTTQSGIPRDASGAIDYNALAQLLKDTQSLQDQADILYILYKDKGMDWDTGVHGKGSTVRSLLTDLYEKAGELKHWGLIRMISGMLRKKVEELDSACSDLLAHQKHLTIGLPPEPREKTITAPIPPDQLANLIDEASENNISVAILTQEIVVYLAMSIRTQPSLFSEMFRLRIGLIIQVMATELAQSLGCSGEEATETLMSLSPSELKNLLHHILSGKEFGVERSVREMDAGISPAISIHHLGNVGATKSERAGISKLKSDMKMVDRRLSMMDTLKGMQSPDVESIESGRFRLPSMESFDIPDKIPVVKDTRHGQWLRRRRLDGALNRVPVGFYQKVWKILQKCHGLSIEGFVLPSSTTREMTPGEIKFSVHVETVLNRVPQPEYRQLLVEAILVLTMLADVDIQSIGSIIHVEKIVHLANDMFDKDQRDLGAEEHILEREPSTGICRLLYDSAPSGRFGSMTYLTKAVAVYVQDFLPSGSCAVQ, from the exons ATGAGAAGTCGGAGCAACTCGGGCGTTAAATTGGACAACTATGCCCGGATAGTGCAGCAGACTATCCTGCGGCACCAA GATCCGGTCACAGGCCTTCTCCCGGGAAGCCCAGATCATCCTGACGCCTGGGTCCGTGACAATGTTTACAGCATCGTGTCCGTGTGGGCGCTCAGTCTGGCCTACAGGAAGAACGCCGACCGGGACGAAGACAAAGCGAAGGCCTACGAGCTGGAGCAG AGTGTGGTGAAGCTAATGAGAGGCGTCCTGCAGTGCATAATGAGGCAG CTGGATAAGGTGGAGAAGTTTAAATACAGCCGGAGTACCTCAGACTCGCTCCACGCAAAGTACAACACCAAGACCTGCGCGACGGTGGTCGGGGACGATCAGTGGGGTCACCTGCAGGTCGACGCCACCTCGCTCTTCCTGCTGTTCCTCGCTCAGATGACTGCGTCCG GTCTTCATATCATCTACACCCAGGACGAAGTGGACGTAGTTCAGAATCTCATGTTCTACATTGAGGCGGCTTACAAAGTGGCC GATTATGGGATGTGGGAAAGAGGAGACAAAACCAACCAGGGCATCACCGAGCTGAACGCCAGCTCTATCGGCATGGCCAAG GCAGCTCTGGAGGCGCTGGATGAACTCAACCTGTTTGGAGCAAAGGGAGGACCGGGCTCTTTGGTCCACGCTCTGGCTGATGACATACAGCACTGCCAG TCCATCCTGACATCCATGTTACCCAGAGCGTCCATCTCTAAAGAAGTGGATGCCGGAGTGCTGGCCATCATCTCGTACCCCGCCTTTGCCGTTGAGGACATAAGTATAGTCAACGCGACCAAGGAGGAGATCATCTCCAAACTGCAG GGTCGATACGGCTGCTGCAGGTTTCTCAGAGATGGACACAGAACCCCCAAAGAG GATCCAAACAGACTGTATTACGAGTCCGCAGAGCTGAAGCTGTTTGAGAACATCGAGTGCGAGTGGCCTCTGTTCTGGACCTACCTCATACTGGATGGCATCTTTATCAACAGCCCTGAACAG GTGCAGGAGTACCAGGAGGCTCTGGAGGGAATCCTGATCAAACAGAAGGACGGGATACGACTGCTGCCGGAGCTCTACAGCGTCCCCGCAGACAAG GTGGAGGAGGAGTACATGAACCCTCACACCGTGGAGAGGATCCCGATGGGAAAATTACCCCTGAGGTGGGGACAGAGTCTGTACATCCTGGGAAACCTGTTAGCTGAG ggttttctggCGCCTGGAGAAATTGACCCTCTTAACCGGCGTTTCTCCACCATCCCCAAGCCTGACGTGGTCGTACAGG TGTCGATTCTGGCCGAGACGGAGGAGATCAAAGAGCTGCTGTTTAAGCAAGGGATAGAGGTGGAGACCGTGGCGGACATCCACCCCATCCATGTGCAGCCCTCCAGAGTCCTCAGCCATATCTACGCCAGACTCG gtCGTAACCCGAGGCTGGGTCTGACAGGACGCCCCTACAGGAGGATAGGAGTGCTGGGAACCTCCAAGTTCTACATCATCAGGAACACCAtgttcacattcacacctcAG TTCATTGACCATCAGCAGTTCTATTTGGCTCTGGATAATAAAATGATCGTGGAGATGCTGAGGACAGAAATCGCCTACCTCTCATGCAGATGGAGGATGACAGGAAGACCGACGGTCACTTTTCCCGTTTCACAGACGATGCTGA CTGAAGATCATTCAAACCTGGACCCTGCAGTTCTGGCAACACTCAAGAAATTACAGGATGGGTATTACGGAGGAGCAAG GATCCAGACGGGGAAGCTGTCGGAGTTCCTGACCACTTCTTGCTGTGCTCACCTCAGCTTCCTGGACGGTAAGGCTTCTGGCAGCATGGGTCGCCACGACGAAGAgtatgatggtgatgatgatgagcgTTACGGCGATGGATACGTGCATGAGTTGCATTATGATGCTG AGGATGACGACCTCGCGCAGTACCTTGACCACCTGTTGGCCCACTCTGCCCCCAAGAAGCCCAAGCGTCCAATGGGAGGTCTCAGCAGGTTCAAGGCTGCGGCCACCAAAACCAAAGAGATGGTGACTCTGATGAACAAAGCTCAGGACCTCAACATACAAA atGTCAACATGTACCTGCCGAGCAAATTGTTTCGTTCTCCTCAGCCAATGCTCAACCTGAATCTTCCAGACTCCCCTGCATCACCAGACGCCCAG GGTCCTGAGGCGGGGGTCACAACGCAGAGCGGCATTCCCAGAGACGCCAGCGGAGCCATCGACTACAACGCTTTGGCCCAGCTGCTGAAAGACACGCAGTCTCTGCAGGACCAGGCCGATATACTTTACATCCTCTACAAAGACAA GGGTATGGACTGGGACACGGGCGTGCACGGTAAAGGCTCCACTGTGAGGTCTCTGCTGACCGATCTTTATGAGAAGGCAGGTGAACTGAAACACTGGGGTCTCATCAGGATGATCTCCGGCATGCTGAGGAAGAAGGTGGAGGAGCTCGACTCG GCCTGCTCTGATTTGCTGGCCCACCAGAAGCACCTGACGATCGGACTCCCTCCTGAGCCGAGAGAGAAAACCATCACGGCTCCGATACCGCCGGACCAGCTGGCGAATCTCATCGACGAGGCCAGCGAAAACAACATCAGCGTTGCCATTCTCACACAG GAAATCGTGGTGTACCTGGCTATGAGCATCAGGACTCAGCCCAGTCTGTTCAGCGAGATGTTCAGGCTGAGAATCGGTCTCATCATCCAGGTGATGGCCACCGAGCTGGCTCAGTCACTCGGCTGCTCAG GAGAGGAGGCCACAGAGACCCTGATGAGTCTGAGTCCGTCTGAACTGAAGAACCTGCTCCATCACATACTCAGCGGGAAGGAGTTCGGAGTGGAGCGCAGTG TTCGGGAGATGGATGCTGGCATCAGTCCTGCCATCTCCATCCATCATCTCGGGAATGTGGGAGCCACTAAAAGCGAGAGAGCCGGCATCAGCAAACTGAAGAGCGACATGAAAATG GTGGATCGCAGGTTATCCATGATGGACACACTTAAG GGCATGCAGTCACCGGACGTAGAAAGCATCGAGTCTGGG AGGTTCCGGCTGCCGTCCATGGAATCCTTCGACATCCCGGACAAGATTCCGGTTGTTAAGGATACCAGACACGGTCAGTGGCTGCGTAGGAGGCGTCTGGACGGGGCGCTGAACCGAGTGCCCGTCGGCTTTTACCAGAAAGTCTGGAAGATCCTGCAGAAG TGCCACGGTCTGTCCATAGAGGGCTTTGTTCTTCCATCTTCAACCACCAGAGAG ATGACCCCAGGGGAGATAAAGTTCTCCGTCCATGTGGAGACCGTTCTGAACAGAGTCCCTCAGCCTGAGTACCGACAGCTGCTGGTGGAGGCCATCTTGGTCCTCACCATGCTGGCCGACGTGGACATCCAGAGCATCGGCTCTATAATCCACGTGGAGAAGATCGTCCACCTGGCCAACGACATGTTCGACAAGGACCAG AGGGACCTTGGAGCAGAGGAGCACATCCTGGAGAGGGAACCGTCCACAGGAATATGCAGGCTGCTGTATGACAGCGCCCCCAGCGGCCGCTTCGGGAGCATGACCTACCTCACAAAGGCTGTGGCGGTGTACGTGCAGGACTTCCTGCCCAGCGGCTCGTGTGCCGTACAGTGA
- the phka1a gene encoding phosphorylase b kinase regulatory subunit alpha, skeletal muscle isoform isoform X10 gives MRSRSNSGVKLDNYARIVQQTILRHQDPVTGLLPGSPDHPDAWVRDNVYSIVSVWALSLAYRKNADRDEDKAKAYELEQSVVKLMRGVLQCIMRQLDKVEKFKYSRSTSDSLHAKYNTKTCATVVGDDQWGHLQVDATSLFLLFLAQMTASGLHIIYTQDEVDVVQNLMFYIEAAYKVADYGMWERGDKTNQGITELNASSIGMAKAALEALDELNLFGAKGGPGSLVHALADDIQHCQSILTSMLPRASISKEVDAGVLAIISYPAFAVEDISIVNATKEEIISKLQGRYGCCRFLRDGHRTPKEDPNRLYYESAELKLFENIECEWPLFWTYLILDGIFINSPEQVQEYQEALEGILIKQKDGIRLLPELYSVPADKVEEEYMNPHTVERIPMGKLPLRWGQSLYILGNLLAEGFLAPGEIDPLNRRFSTIPKPDVVVQVSILAETEEIKELLFKQGIEVETVADIHPIHVQPSRVLSHIYARLGRNPRLGLTGRPYRRIGVLGTSKFYIIRNTMFTFTPQFIDHQQFYLALDNKMIVEMLRTEIAYLSCRWRMTGRPTVTFPVSQTMLTEDHSNLDPAVLATLKKLQDGYYGGARIQTGKLSEFLTTSCCAHLSFLDGKASGSMGRHDEEYDGDDDERYGDGYVHELHYDAEDDDLAQYLDHLLAHSAPKKPKRPMGGLSRFKAAATKTKEMVTLMNKAQDLNIQNVNMYLPSKLFRSPQPMLNLNLPDSPASPDAQGPEAGVTTQSGIPRDASGAIDYNALAQLLKDTQSLQDQADILYILYKDKGMDWDTGVHGKGSTVRSLLTDLYEKAGELKHWGLIRMISGMLRKKVEELDSACSDLLAHQKHLTIGLPPEPREKTITAPIPPDQLANLIDEASENNISVAILTQEIVVYLAMSIRTQPSLFSEMFRLRIGLIIQVMATELAQSLGCSGEEATETLMSLSPSELKNLLHHILSGKEFGVERSVREMDAGISPAISIHHLGNVGATKSERAGISKLKSDMKMVDRRLSMMDTLKEPGLSLTDPVEELDHSVTSTLKGMQSPDVESIESGRFRLPSMESFDIPDKIPVVKDTRHGQWLRRRRLDGALNRVPVGFYQKVWKILQKCHGLSIEGFVLPSSTTREMTPGEIKFSVHVETVLNRVPQPEYRQLLVEAILVLTMLADVDIQSIGSIIHVEKIVHLANDMFDKDQRDLGAEEHILEREPSTGICRLLYDSAPSGRFGSMTYLTKAVAVYVQDFLPSGSCAVQ, from the exons ATGAGAAGTCGGAGCAACTCGGGCGTTAAATTGGACAACTATGCCCGGATAGTGCAGCAGACTATCCTGCGGCACCAA GATCCGGTCACAGGCCTTCTCCCGGGAAGCCCAGATCATCCTGACGCCTGGGTCCGTGACAATGTTTACAGCATCGTGTCCGTGTGGGCGCTCAGTCTGGCCTACAGGAAGAACGCCGACCGGGACGAAGACAAAGCGAAGGCCTACGAGCTGGAGCAG AGTGTGGTGAAGCTAATGAGAGGCGTCCTGCAGTGCATAATGAGGCAG CTGGATAAGGTGGAGAAGTTTAAATACAGCCGGAGTACCTCAGACTCGCTCCACGCAAAGTACAACACCAAGACCTGCGCGACGGTGGTCGGGGACGATCAGTGGGGTCACCTGCAGGTCGACGCCACCTCGCTCTTCCTGCTGTTCCTCGCTCAGATGACTGCGTCCG GTCTTCATATCATCTACACCCAGGACGAAGTGGACGTAGTTCAGAATCTCATGTTCTACATTGAGGCGGCTTACAAAGTGGCC GATTATGGGATGTGGGAAAGAGGAGACAAAACCAACCAGGGCATCACCGAGCTGAACGCCAGCTCTATCGGCATGGCCAAG GCAGCTCTGGAGGCGCTGGATGAACTCAACCTGTTTGGAGCAAAGGGAGGACCGGGCTCTTTGGTCCACGCTCTGGCTGATGACATACAGCACTGCCAG TCCATCCTGACATCCATGTTACCCAGAGCGTCCATCTCTAAAGAAGTGGATGCCGGAGTGCTGGCCATCATCTCGTACCCCGCCTTTGCCGTTGAGGACATAAGTATAGTCAACGCGACCAAGGAGGAGATCATCTCCAAACTGCAG GGTCGATACGGCTGCTGCAGGTTTCTCAGAGATGGACACAGAACCCCCAAAGAG GATCCAAACAGACTGTATTACGAGTCCGCAGAGCTGAAGCTGTTTGAGAACATCGAGTGCGAGTGGCCTCTGTTCTGGACCTACCTCATACTGGATGGCATCTTTATCAACAGCCCTGAACAG GTGCAGGAGTACCAGGAGGCTCTGGAGGGAATCCTGATCAAACAGAAGGACGGGATACGACTGCTGCCGGAGCTCTACAGCGTCCCCGCAGACAAG GTGGAGGAGGAGTACATGAACCCTCACACCGTGGAGAGGATCCCGATGGGAAAATTACCCCTGAGGTGGGGACAGAGTCTGTACATCCTGGGAAACCTGTTAGCTGAG ggttttctggCGCCTGGAGAAATTGACCCTCTTAACCGGCGTTTCTCCACCATCCCCAAGCCTGACGTGGTCGTACAGG TGTCGATTCTGGCCGAGACGGAGGAGATCAAAGAGCTGCTGTTTAAGCAAGGGATAGAGGTGGAGACCGTGGCGGACATCCACCCCATCCATGTGCAGCCCTCCAGAGTCCTCAGCCATATCTACGCCAGACTCG gtCGTAACCCGAGGCTGGGTCTGACAGGACGCCCCTACAGGAGGATAGGAGTGCTGGGAACCTCCAAGTTCTACATCATCAGGAACACCAtgttcacattcacacctcAG TTCATTGACCATCAGCAGTTCTATTTGGCTCTGGATAATAAAATGATCGTGGAGATGCTGAGGACAGAAATCGCCTACCTCTCATGCAGATGGAGGATGACAGGAAGACCGACGGTCACTTTTCCCGTTTCACAGACGATGCTGA CTGAAGATCATTCAAACCTGGACCCTGCAGTTCTGGCAACACTCAAGAAATTACAGGATGGGTATTACGGAGGAGCAAG GATCCAGACGGGGAAGCTGTCGGAGTTCCTGACCACTTCTTGCTGTGCTCACCTCAGCTTCCTGGACGGTAAGGCTTCTGGCAGCATGGGTCGCCACGACGAAGAgtatgatggtgatgatgatgagcgTTACGGCGATGGATACGTGCATGAGTTGCATTATGATGCTG AGGATGACGACCTCGCGCAGTACCTTGACCACCTGTTGGCCCACTCTGCCCCCAAGAAGCCCAAGCGTCCAATGGGAGGTCTCAGCAGGTTCAAGGCTGCGGCCACCAAAACCAAAGAGATGGTGACTCTGATGAACAAAGCTCAGGACCTCAACATACAAA atGTCAACATGTACCTGCCGAGCAAATTGTTTCGTTCTCCTCAGCCAATGCTCAACCTGAATCTTCCAGACTCCCCTGCATCACCAGACGCCCAG GGTCCTGAGGCGGGGGTCACAACGCAGAGCGGCATTCCCAGAGACGCCAGCGGAGCCATCGACTACAACGCTTTGGCCCAGCTGCTGAAAGACACGCAGTCTCTGCAGGACCAGGCCGATATACTTTACATCCTCTACAAAGACAA GGGTATGGACTGGGACACGGGCGTGCACGGTAAAGGCTCCACTGTGAGGTCTCTGCTGACCGATCTTTATGAGAAGGCAGGTGAACTGAAACACTGGGGTCTCATCAGGATGATCTCCGGCATGCTGAGGAAGAAGGTGGAGGAGCTCGACTCG GCCTGCTCTGATTTGCTGGCCCACCAGAAGCACCTGACGATCGGACTCCCTCCTGAGCCGAGAGAGAAAACCATCACGGCTCCGATACCGCCGGACCAGCTGGCGAATCTCATCGACGAGGCCAGCGAAAACAACATCAGCGTTGCCATTCTCACACAG GAAATCGTGGTGTACCTGGCTATGAGCATCAGGACTCAGCCCAGTCTGTTCAGCGAGATGTTCAGGCTGAGAATCGGTCTCATCATCCAGGTGATGGCCACCGAGCTGGCTCAGTCACTCGGCTGCTCAG GAGAGGAGGCCACAGAGACCCTGATGAGTCTGAGTCCGTCTGAACTGAAGAACCTGCTCCATCACATACTCAGCGGGAAGGAGTTCGGAGTGGAGCGCAGTG TTCGGGAGATGGATGCTGGCATCAGTCCTGCCATCTCCATCCATCATCTCGGGAATGTGGGAGCCACTAAAAGCGAGAGAGCCGGCATCAGCAAACTGAAGAGCGACATGAAAATG GTGGATCGCAGGTTATCCATGATGGACACACTTAAG GAACCCGGGCTGTCTTTGACAGACCCAGTTGAggag CTCGACCACTCTGTGACGTCCACCCTGAAG GGCATGCAGTCACCGGACGTAGAAAGCATCGAGTCTGGG AGGTTCCGGCTGCCGTCCATGGAATCCTTCGACATCCCGGACAAGATTCCGGTTGTTAAGGATACCAGACACGGTCAGTGGCTGCGTAGGAGGCGTCTGGACGGGGCGCTGAACCGAGTGCCCGTCGGCTTTTACCAGAAAGTCTGGAAGATCCTGCAGAAG TGCCACGGTCTGTCCATAGAGGGCTTTGTTCTTCCATCTTCAACCACCAGAGAG ATGACCCCAGGGGAGATAAAGTTCTCCGTCCATGTGGAGACCGTTCTGAACAGAGTCCCTCAGCCTGAGTACCGACAGCTGCTGGTGGAGGCCATCTTGGTCCTCACCATGCTGGCCGACGTGGACATCCAGAGCATCGGCTCTATAATCCACGTGGAGAAGATCGTCCACCTGGCCAACGACATGTTCGACAAGGACCAG AGGGACCTTGGAGCAGAGGAGCACATCCTGGAGAGGGAACCGTCCACAGGAATATGCAGGCTGCTGTATGACAGCGCCCCCAGCGGCCGCTTCGGGAGCATGACCTACCTCACAAAGGCTGTGGCGGTGTACGTGCAGGACTTCCTGCCCAGCGGCTCGTGTGCCGTACAGTGA